Below is a window of Variovorax sp. TBS-050B DNA.
GTTCGCGATCGCGGCCTTCGACGAGTTCGTGATCGAGTGGCGCGGCCGGCCGGCCAAGGCGCCCGGTGCGGAGGCGCTGCGCCATGAGTGACATCGCCGTCGCCGGACTGCTGATCGCCGCGCTGTTCCTCATCCTCGGCAGCGGCGTGTGGATCGGCCTCACGCTCTCGGGCGTGGCGTGGATCGCGATGCAGGTCTTCTCGTCGCGCCCCGCGGGCGACGCGATGGCCGTGACCATCTGGGGCTCGGCCTCGAGCTGGACGCTCACCGCACTGCCGCTCTTCATCTGGATGGGCGAGATCCTGTTCCGCACGCGGCTCTCGCAGGACATGTTCAAGGGCCTCGCGCCGTGGATGCAGAGCCTGCCGGGCCGGCTGCTGCACACCAACGTGGTGGGCTGCGCGGTGTTCGCGGCGGTCTCGGGTTCGAGCGCGGCCACCTGCGCCACCATCGGCAAGATGAGCCTGCCCGAACTCAAGCGCCGCGGCTATCCCGACGACATGGTGATCGGCACGCTGGCCGGCGCCGGCACCCTCGGCCTGCTGATTCCGCCGTCGATCATCATGATCGTCTACGGCGTGAGCGCCGACGTCTCCATCGCGCGGCTGTTCATCGCCGGCGTGGTGCCGGGCATCCTGCTCGCGCTGCTGTTCTCGGGTTACATCGTGCTCTGGGCGCTGCGCCATCCCGACCGCATACCGCCGGCCGACGCGAAGCTGCCCTTCGGCGAAAAGCTCAAGGCCTCGCTGTCGCTGATCCCGGTGGCGGTGCTGATCCTCTCGGTGCTCGGCTCCATCTACGCGGGCATTGCCACGGCCACCGAGGCAGCGGCGGTGGGCGTGGTCGGCGCGATGGTGATCTCGGCCGCGCAGGGCTCGCTCAGCTGGCACAGCTTCAAGGAGGCGCTGCTCGGCGCCACGCGCCTCTACTGCATGATGGCGCTGATCCTCGCGGGCGCGGCCTTCCTGACGCTCGCGATGGGCTACATCGGCCTGCCGCGCCACCTGGCCGAATGGATCGGCTCGCTGGGCCTTTCGAAGTTCCAGCTGATCGCGATGCTCGCGGTGTTCTACGTCGTGCTCGGCTGCTTCCTCGACGGCATCTCGATGGTGGTGCTGACCATGGGCGTGATCATGCCGACCGTCACCGCGGCCGGCATCGATCCCGTGTGGTTCGGCATCTTCATCGTGCTGGTGGTCGAAATGGCGCAGATCACGCCGCCCGTGGGCTTCAACCTGTTCGTGCTGCAGGGCATGACGGGCCGCGACCTGCTCTACATCGCGCGCGTCACGCTGCCGATGTTCCTGCTGATGGCGGCCGCGGTGCTCATCATCTACTTCGTGCCGCAACTGGTGACCTGGCTGCCGCAGCAGATGGCGCCCTGAGCGGGCGTCGACAATAGGCCGATGCTGCTTCCGATCCTCGCCATCTGCATGGGTGCCTCCGCGGGTGCGCTCGCGCGCTGGGGGCTCGCACTCTGGTTCGGTACCGGCGGCCTCATGCCCTGGGGCACGCTGGCGGCCAACCTGATCGGTGGCTACCTGATCGGCGTGGCGATCGCCGCG
It encodes the following:
- a CDS encoding TRAP transporter large permease subunit, with the translated sequence MSDIAVAGLLIAALFLILGSGVWIGLTLSGVAWIAMQVFSSRPAGDAMAVTIWGSASSWTLTALPLFIWMGEILFRTRLSQDMFKGLAPWMQSLPGRLLHTNVVGCAVFAAVSGSSAATCATIGKMSLPELKRRGYPDDMVIGTLAGAGTLGLLIPPSIIMIVYGVSADVSIARLFIAGVVPGILLALLFSGYIVLWALRHPDRIPPADAKLPFGEKLKASLSLIPVAVLILSVLGSIYAGIATATEAAAVGVVGAMVISAAQGSLSWHSFKEALLGATRLYCMMALILAGAAFLTLAMGYIGLPRHLAEWIGSLGLSKFQLIAMLAVFYVVLGCFLDGISMVVLTMGVIMPTVTAAGIDPVWFGIFIVLVVEMAQITPPVGFNLFVLQGMTGRDLLYIARVTLPMFLLMAAAVLIIYFVPQLVTWLPQQMAP